In a genomic window of Occallatibacter riparius:
- a CDS encoding type II secretion system F family protein, producing MSFAIIVFLSVFLLIGSLGFLLFYREAMVQRIAAVVFDRPQRSGIAGTIEKAGESLGVVLEKVEKVVPKSQSEISVIQQRLVRAGFRKESAMKYFYASKAITPLIFCVLLSFTEFAKDSPFIFYAGGLGLGYLAPDFWLGRKIKKRQEEISRSLPDVLDLLVICLEAGLGMDQATTRTTTELASTHPIISDELDLIVLEQRAGRPRSDCWRHMADRTDVDLVRNLVSTMVQAEQFGTSIAKTLRTHSDTMRTQRIQQVEEQAAKTTIKLIFPLVLFIFPCMFIVTIGPAIIVIQEQFKNLFNQ from the coding sequence ATGTCTTTTGCCATAATCGTATTTCTTTCGGTGTTTCTGCTGATCGGCAGCCTTGGCTTCCTGCTGTTCTATCGCGAAGCAATGGTGCAGCGCATTGCCGCGGTGGTCTTTGATCGCCCGCAGCGGAGCGGTATCGCGGGCACCATCGAAAAGGCCGGAGAGTCGCTAGGTGTCGTTCTCGAGAAGGTCGAGAAGGTCGTCCCGAAATCGCAGTCGGAGATCTCGGTCATTCAGCAGCGCCTTGTGCGCGCCGGATTCCGCAAGGAGTCGGCGATGAAGTACTTCTACGCCAGCAAGGCCATCACCCCGCTGATTTTCTGCGTTCTCCTGTCATTCACGGAGTTCGCGAAAGATAGTCCGTTCATCTTCTACGCCGGTGGTCTCGGTCTCGGCTATCTGGCTCCGGATTTCTGGCTGGGCCGCAAGATCAAGAAGCGCCAGGAAGAGATCAGCCGCAGCCTGCCCGACGTGCTTGACCTGCTCGTCATCTGTCTTGAAGCGGGTCTCGGTATGGACCAGGCGACGACGCGCACAACCACCGAGCTTGCGAGCACGCACCCCATCATTTCCGACGAACTGGACCTGATCGTGCTCGAGCAACGCGCCGGGCGCCCGCGTTCCGATTGCTGGCGGCACATGGCCGACCGTACCGATGTAGATCTGGTCCGCAATCTGGTTTCGACCATGGTGCAAGCCGAACAGTTTGGCACGAGCATTGCAAAGACTCTTCGTACACACTCTGACACGATGCGCACGCAGCGCATTCAACAGGTTGAAGAGCAGGCTGCAAAGACGACGATCAAGCTGATCTTCCCGCTTGTTCTGTTCATCTTCCCCTGCATGTTCATCGTGACCATTGGACCGGCCATCATCGTGATTCAGGAACAGTTCAAGAACCTTTTCAATCAATAA
- a CDS encoding DUF192 domain-containing protein → MQRQDYCVYNQTNECFLSLGATLGDGPFARLKQRFHIGRRRADEGSWFKPYQPQNALTMFNTRDLLYLDAAQRVVHIVESHPALRIIPQHQDAVSLLALPIHTISSSQTKAGNQLLICVPTEMERKLRKLFEPKRSTSVQSPAATPSIHSFTSQPEEPAVRAAVVDATSSISMPVVTVPAQRNRQVALSPAVPVTEVDELSLHAIRNLSATGLYLVTHDRWPIGAEINMNLHPAGAASRNALSPVTVRMRVTSWGTDGVSLEFAGAPAESSDQTSPYVC, encoded by the coding sequence ATGCAGCGGCAAGACTACTGTGTGTACAACCAGACCAACGAATGCTTCCTCAGCCTCGGAGCGACGCTGGGCGACGGGCCCTTCGCGCGCCTCAAGCAACGGTTCCACATCGGCCGCCGTCGTGCGGATGAAGGTTCGTGGTTCAAGCCCTACCAGCCCCAGAACGCACTCACGATGTTCAATACGCGCGATCTGCTTTACCTCGACGCCGCGCAGCGCGTGGTGCACATTGTCGAATCGCATCCTGCTCTTCGAATCATCCCGCAGCACCAGGATGCAGTAAGCCTGCTCGCCCTGCCCATACACACCATTTCGTCTTCGCAGACAAAGGCAGGAAACCAGTTGCTGATCTGCGTTCCCACTGAGATGGAACGCAAGCTGCGCAAGCTTTTCGAGCCGAAGCGAAGCACGAGCGTGCAGTCGCCGGCCGCAACTCCTTCCATCCACTCGTTCACGAGTCAGCCGGAAGAGCCCGCCGTTCGAGCTGCCGTCGTCGATGCTACGAGTTCGATCTCCATGCCCGTAGTCACCGTTCCGGCACAGCGTAACCGGCAGGTTGCACTGTCGCCTGCAGTTCCCGTCACCGAAGTCGACGAGCTCTCGTTGCACGCGATCCGCAATCTAAGCGCGACCGGCCTCTATCTGGTCACCCACGATCGCTGGCCCATTGGCGCGGAAATCAACATGAATCTGCACCCTGCCGGCGCAGCCTCTAGAAACGCCCTAAGCCCTGTTACCGTACGTATGCGCGTGACGAGCTGGGGCACGGACGGTGTCAGTCTCGAATTCGCAGGAGCCCCCGCGGAATCAAGCGATCAGACGTCGCCCTACGTGTGCTGA
- the cpaB gene encoding Flp pilus assembly protein CpaB, which yields MNRKLLTVLLLAFVLAGGCSLIVYRMVGHKVAASHASQTTRIVAANADIKLGTILTAANLTSVDIAGAVPKGALLKPEDAIGRGVMSNLYQGEPILDNRLAPKGSGGGLAASIKQGMRACAVRVDEVVGVAGFVTPGMRVDVLASGDPPGNPDPKSGTKVKTLLQNIEVLSAGTDIQKDAEGKPVQVRVVNLLVTPDQAEVLSLAASHAQIQLVLRNPLDTQTAPVQTTALGNIFADGDQIAKPKSAVHVGARVSKPVVRSVSVEVINGGQRSEKKFSAPEASE from the coding sequence ATGAACCGTAAACTCTTGACTGTTTTGCTTCTTGCTTTCGTGCTCGCGGGCGGCTGCTCGTTGATCGTCTACCGCATGGTCGGGCACAAAGTTGCCGCCAGCCACGCATCGCAGACGACCCGCATTGTCGCCGCCAACGCTGACATCAAGCTGGGCACGATACTGACCGCTGCGAACCTGACTTCAGTCGACATCGCCGGTGCCGTTCCCAAGGGCGCACTGCTCAAGCCTGAGGATGCTATTGGCCGCGGGGTCATGAGCAATCTCTACCAGGGTGAGCCGATTCTCGACAACCGCTTGGCGCCAAAGGGATCCGGCGGCGGTCTGGCGGCGAGTATCAAGCAGGGCATGCGCGCCTGTGCCGTCAGGGTCGACGAAGTCGTCGGCGTGGCGGGATTCGTTACCCCTGGCATGCGCGTGGATGTTCTCGCTTCCGGCGACCCTCCGGGTAACCCCGATCCCAAGTCGGGTACGAAGGTGAAGACCCTGCTCCAGAACATCGAGGTCCTCTCGGCCGGCACCGACATCCAGAAGGACGCCGAGGGCAAGCCTGTCCAGGTGCGCGTGGTGAACCTGCTGGTTACGCCCGATCAGGCTGAAGTGCTGAGCCTGGCCGCCTCGCATGCCCAGATCCAACTCGTGCTGCGCAACCCGCTCGATACCCAGACAGCCCCGGTACAGACGACGGCGTTGGGCAACATCTTCGCGGATGGCGATCAAATTGCTAAACCAAAGAGTGCGGTTCACGTTGGCGCCAGGGTGAGTAAGCCAGTAGTGCGCAGCGTTTCCGTAGAAGTGATTAACGGCGGCCAGAGGAGTGAAAAGAAATTCTCGGCGCCTGAGGCTAGCGAATGA
- a CDS encoding type II and III secretion system protein family protein yields MKTQTHLSGKLVGLLLVAFSASVFGATPKSGSQGATSRQDATNDLALVVGRSVLLDTAQPVQRVAVGLGDFAEASVITPTEIMVNGKAPGETTLILWESGGNREFFNVVVRPSTAASVDKLEGVRRELRSELPNQNIKVTQEGNSVFLRGTVDNLVSSDRAEKIAATGGKVVNLLNVQIPTSRPQILLKCNFAAVDRSKTKELGINIFSTGLGNVIGAITTGQFSPPGVSFNNSGSGGSGGTSTATIGNDLNLFAFFPGLDLGATIKALEDKGIVQVLSEPNVLAEDGKQGSILAGGQYPYPVAQSSGTGGGSAISITFKEYGVRLIFLPHITAQGTIDLQVISEVSSLDFANAVTLSGFTVPAIAQRRVQTSVELAKGQSFAIGGLLDNRTQETLLKIPFISNIPILGKFFQSISKTKTNSELIVIVTPEIVQPASEGTIPNPKFPLPYLEPNSNSPMHHPDGTGTGIATAAPSAQVPVSMPVEQLIQSMKGTPTISDPGGINGSGGGEMGGGSGAGSTPQMAPPQQ; encoded by the coding sequence ATGAAAACGCAGACCCATTTATCCGGCAAGCTCGTCGGATTGCTCTTAGTTGCCTTCTCCGCATCGGTATTCGGCGCGACTCCGAAGTCCGGATCCCAGGGCGCGACCTCGCGCCAGGACGCGACCAACGATCTGGCACTGGTGGTCGGCCGCTCAGTGCTTCTCGATACGGCGCAACCGGTTCAACGCGTGGCTGTCGGGCTCGGCGACTTCGCTGAAGCCTCTGTCATCACGCCGACCGAGATCATGGTCAACGGCAAAGCGCCCGGCGAAACCACACTCATCCTCTGGGAGAGCGGCGGCAATCGCGAGTTCTTCAATGTTGTGGTGCGTCCCAGCACCGCCGCTTCGGTGGACAAACTGGAGGGTGTGCGCCGCGAGCTTCGCAGTGAGTTGCCAAATCAGAACATCAAGGTCACGCAGGAAGGCAATTCGGTTTTCCTTCGCGGCACCGTTGACAATCTGGTCAGCTCCGACCGCGCCGAAAAAATCGCCGCGACCGGCGGCAAGGTAGTCAACCTGCTCAACGTGCAGATCCCTACCTCGCGGCCGCAGATCCTGCTCAAGTGCAACTTCGCCGCGGTCGATCGCTCCAAAACGAAAGAACTCGGCATTAACATCTTCTCCACGGGCCTGGGCAATGTGATCGGTGCGATCACAACCGGTCAATTTTCGCCGCCGGGCGTAAGTTTCAACAATAGCGGCAGCGGCGGCAGCGGCGGCACATCCACCGCCACCATAGGCAACGATCTCAATCTGTTCGCCTTTTTCCCGGGGCTTGATCTCGGCGCCACCATCAAGGCTCTCGAAGATAAGGGCATCGTCCAGGTGCTCTCCGAGCCGAACGTTCTCGCGGAAGATGGCAAGCAGGGTTCGATTCTGGCAGGCGGCCAGTATCCATACCCGGTCGCGCAGAGCTCTGGCACCGGTGGTGGCTCCGCGATCTCCATCACCTTCAAAGAGTACGGCGTTCGTCTTATCTTCCTGCCGCACATCACCGCGCAGGGGACCATCGATCTGCAGGTGATCTCGGAGGTCAGCTCGCTCGACTTCGCAAACGCCGTAACACTGTCTGGCTTCACGGTTCCGGCAATCGCGCAGCGCCGCGTTCAGACGAGCGTCGAACTTGCCAAGGGACAGAGCTTTGCCATCGGCGGCCTGCTCGACAACCGCACGCAGGAAACGCTGCTGAAGATCCCATTCATCTCCAACATTCCCATCCTCGGCAAGTTCTTCCAGTCCATAAGCAAGACGAAGACGAACTCTGAGCTCATCGTGATTGTCACGCCTGAAATCGTGCAGCCCGCGTCCGAGGGCACTATTCCGAATCCAAAGTTCCCCCTGCCCTATCTGGAACCGAACTCCAATTCGCCGATGCATCATCCTGACGGCACCGGCACGGGCATCGCAACGGCGGCGCCCTCTGCGCAGGTACCGGTGTCTATGCCTGTAGAACAGCTCATTCAGAGCATGAAGGGCACACCGACGATCTCGGATCCGGGTGGCATCAACGGATCTGGCGGTGGTGAGATGGGAGGCGGCTCCGGAGCGGGATCTACTCCGCAGATGGCCCCGCCGCAACAATAG
- a CDS encoding DUF192 domain-containing protein — MADPQPKPSLWRRVFPAQEPGPARFLRIRNITRQTEIGAGIEVADTAARRNKGLLGRTGLEPGEGLWIVPCEAVHTFAMKFSLDLIYLDRKRRVVKVRGDVRPGRISGAFRSHSVIELPTGAIAASQTQRGDILEFDSLDS; from the coding sequence TTGGCTGACCCGCAACCTAAACCCTCCCTGTGGAGGCGCGTCTTTCCCGCGCAGGAACCTGGCCCCGCCCGGTTCCTGCGCATTCGCAATATCACCCGTCAAACAGAGATTGGCGCGGGCATCGAGGTAGCCGATACGGCTGCCCGCCGCAACAAAGGCCTTCTCGGCCGCACCGGCCTTGAACCAGGCGAAGGCCTGTGGATCGTCCCCTGCGAGGCCGTCCACACCTTCGCCATGAAGTTCTCTCTCGACTTGATCTATCTCGATCGCAAGCGACGCGTCGTAAAGGTTCGCGGCGACGTGCGTCCCGGCCGCATTTCTGGAGCTTTCCGCTCCCACTCCGTCATCGAGCTGCCCACCGGCGCCATCGCCGCCAGCCAGACACAGCGCGGCGATATCCTCGAATTCGACTCCCTCGATTCCTGA
- a CDS encoding Flp family type IVb pilin has product MKDTMLKLYIKMQNLKSSLMQEEGQDLVEYALVVALIALAATAGMRVLASDINNAFSGIGNTLNTDM; this is encoded by the coding sequence ATGAAGGACACCATGCTCAAGCTGTACATCAAGATGCAGAACCTGAAGAGCTCGCTCATGCAGGAAGAAGGTCAGGACCTGGTTGAGTACGCGCTCGTTGTCGCCTTGATCGCTCTGGCCGCCACCGCCGGTATGCGAGTTCTTGCCAGCGACATCAACAATGCCTTCTCGGGCATCGGCAACACCCTCAACACCGATATGTAA
- a CDS encoding glycosyltransferase family 87 protein: protein MLAVLFSAAWGYWLNHGRHGGNVVDFRAVYYGARTAINHHDPYSVQEFLQVYRQEGGTVPAEPARMRGFMGAVPICVNLPSTLLVVSPFAALGWAPALIIWMSLLTAGLAIAAWLILDLAGNRAPAFALTLACVILANCQNLMQIGNSSGVAVSLCIVGVWCFFKQRYKWLGIVCFALGLALKPTEVAPICLFLLLARGAFRRRAWQVSALALVLFAIGTVWVAQVSPHWFQEWRMNVAATSGRGELNDPGPTSFGNGGAGMIVSLQSLLSFFRDDPHFYNPAALLLAGGLLLVWCIITFRSHLNEEGRWLALASLAPLSLLPVYHRQYDTKLLLLCIPACAALWASGVTARKAAAAFCAIGIVLTCDISSAALIVTSKGLHLSQDHLAGKFAAAFMTRSPVFGLLLVSGFSLGAYIQHARLARAKALERTDPELEMVSLAS, encoded by the coding sequence GTGCTCGCCGTCCTCTTTTCCGCGGCATGGGGATACTGGCTCAACCACGGCAGGCATGGTGGAAACGTCGTAGACTTCAGGGCTGTCTACTACGGCGCCCGCACAGCCATCAATCATCACGATCCATATAGCGTGCAGGAGTTCCTCCAGGTTTACCGCCAGGAAGGCGGCACCGTTCCCGCCGAGCCGGCGCGCATGCGCGGATTCATGGGGGCTGTCCCCATCTGCGTCAATCTGCCCTCGACTCTTCTGGTCGTTTCGCCCTTCGCAGCGCTCGGCTGGGCGCCTGCGCTAATCATCTGGATGTCTCTTCTCACCGCCGGCCTCGCCATCGCTGCATGGCTCATCCTGGATCTCGCTGGAAACCGAGCACCCGCGTTCGCCCTCACCCTGGCGTGCGTCATTCTGGCAAATTGCCAAAACCTCATGCAGATCGGCAATAGCTCCGGCGTTGCCGTCAGCCTCTGCATCGTCGGCGTATGGTGCTTCTTCAAGCAGCGCTACAAGTGGTTAGGCATCGTTTGCTTCGCCCTCGGACTCGCCCTCAAGCCCACCGAGGTAGCGCCAATCTGTCTTTTCCTCCTGCTCGCACGCGGCGCATTCCGGCGTCGTGCCTGGCAGGTTTCGGCATTGGCTCTCGTTCTGTTTGCGATCGGCACCGTCTGGGTGGCGCAAGTTTCGCCCCATTGGTTCCAGGAATGGCGCATGAACGTTGCGGCCACCTCCGGTCGCGGGGAGCTGAACGACCCCGGCCCCACTTCGTTCGGCAATGGCGGCGCGGGAATGATCGTCAGCCTGCAGTCTCTCCTCAGCTTCTTCCGCGATGATCCGCACTTCTACAATCCCGCGGCACTCCTTCTGGCCGGCGGCCTCCTTCTCGTCTGGTGCATCATCACATTCCGTTCGCACCTCAATGAAGAGGGAAGATGGCTCGCGCTTGCTTCTCTGGCCCCGTTGAGCCTGCTGCCTGTCTATCACCGGCAGTACGACACCAAGCTGCTTCTGCTCTGCATCCCAGCGTGCGCCGCACTTTGGGCCAGTGGGGTTACAGCGCGCAAAGCGGCCGCCGCGTTCTGTGCAATCGGCATAGTCCTCACATGCGATATCTCGAGTGCAGCGCTCATCGTAACGAGCAAAGGACTCCACCTCTCGCAGGACCACCTGGCAGGCAAATTCGCTGCAGCCTTTATGACTCGAAGCCCCGTGTTTGGTTTGCTCCTGGTCAGCGGTTTCTCTCTGGGTGCATATATCCAGCACGCACGGCTCGCAAGAGCCAAAGCCTTGGAGAGGACAGACCCCGAACTAGAGATGGTGAGTTTGGCATCATGA
- a CDS encoding glycosyltransferase family 87 protein encodes MTTFNPISRRNALICLILSASLSIAWALAIDTSRHGGALGDFRAIYYGARTAINHHDPYKPDQFLQVYRQEGGNFPTEPDRLRSFSRAVPVCVNLPTTLLVVLPLALLSWVPAHFIWMALLPASLIIAAWLMWDLAETRAPGFILFLSCLLLANCENLLLLGNGSGMAMSLGAIAVWCFLKQRHEILGIVCFTLGLALKPQEIGLIWLFFLLAGGTYRKRAWQVAGAATVVATLSLLWVSQASPHWIEEWRANIAATSMRGDLNDPGPTSIGNQAVGMIVSLQSVISYFWDDPHIYNPVALLIGGALILIWCIVTVRSRPSREGALLAIASMAALSLLPIYHRQYDTKILLLTLPACALLWAQKSPLRKLATAITTVGIIFVSDIPVASMVMLRKSLNLPLDQFHGQLFSVLLGRTPTLALLLVGSFYLWAYAKYEVMDRAKASASAETEPELDMAALSA; translated from the coding sequence ATGACGACATTCAACCCAATCTCGCGCCGGAACGCCCTGATCTGTTTGATCCTCTCAGCCTCGCTGTCCATTGCGTGGGCCTTGGCGATCGACACCTCGAGGCACGGCGGCGCCCTGGGCGATTTCCGGGCCATCTACTATGGCGCGCGGACAGCCATCAATCATCACGATCCATACAAGCCGGATCAGTTCCTTCAGGTCTACCGCCAGGAAGGCGGCAATTTCCCCACTGAGCCGGACCGCTTGCGCAGCTTCTCGCGCGCTGTTCCCGTTTGCGTGAATCTGCCCACAACGTTGTTGGTCGTGCTGCCCCTGGCCTTGCTCAGTTGGGTGCCCGCGCATTTCATCTGGATGGCCCTACTGCCGGCGAGCCTGATCATTGCTGCCTGGCTCATGTGGGATCTTGCGGAAACCCGCGCGCCCGGCTTCATCCTTTTCCTGAGCTGCCTCCTCCTCGCGAATTGCGAAAACCTGCTGTTGCTCGGCAATGGATCAGGCATGGCCATGAGCCTCGGTGCTATCGCGGTCTGGTGCTTCCTCAAGCAGCGGCACGAGATCCTGGGCATCGTCTGCTTCACGCTCGGCCTCGCTCTCAAGCCGCAGGAAATCGGCCTGATCTGGCTCTTTTTCCTGCTTGCCGGCGGCACGTATCGCAAGCGCGCCTGGCAAGTGGCGGGAGCGGCAACAGTAGTCGCCACCCTGAGCCTTTTGTGGGTCTCGCAGGCCTCGCCGCATTGGATCGAAGAGTGGCGCGCCAACATTGCCGCGACCTCCATGCGCGGCGACTTGAATGATCCCGGCCCCACGTCGATCGGCAATCAAGCCGTCGGCATGATCGTCAGCCTGCAATCGGTCATCAGCTACTTCTGGGACGATCCGCACATCTATAATCCTGTCGCACTCCTCATCGGAGGAGCGCTCATCCTGATCTGGTGCATCGTCACCGTTCGCTCGCGCCCCTCACGTGAGGGAGCGTTGCTGGCCATTGCCTCCATGGCGGCCCTGAGCCTTCTGCCCATTTACCACCGTCAATACGACACCAAGATCCTACTCCTAACTCTTCCTGCCTGCGCACTGCTCTGGGCACAGAAGAGCCCGCTGCGCAAACTCGCGACCGCCATAACTACTGTAGGAATCATCTTCGTCTCCGATATTCCCGTCGCCAGCATGGTCATGCTCAGGAAGAGCCTCAATCTTCCACTCGACCAGTTCCATGGGCAGTTGTTCTCAGTGCTCCTCGGCCGCACCCCCACGCTCGCACTACTTCTTGTGGGCAGCTTCTACCTTTGGGCCTACGCCAAATACGAAGTGATGGACAGGGCGAAGGCATCTGCGTCTGCTGAGACAGAGCCAGAGCTGGATATGGCCGCACTCTCCGCGTAA
- a CDS encoding alpha/beta hydrolase family protein, which translates to MQTFEAFIDSTHPDAPVRGYLHRPPDPAADCLILTHGAGVNCQAPLLVALADAFCAAGITVLRCDLPFRQARPSGPPPRGAAERDQGGLRAAVEAMRRMNPRHVFLGGHSYGGRQASILAASDPRIADALLLLSYPLHPPKQPAQLRTAHFPSLQVPALFVHGVRDGFATSAEMESALSLIPARTEILSVVGAGHELMTKTNRDNLIAQVTNRFAAFTHPTA; encoded by the coding sequence ATGCAGACCTTTGAAGCCTTCATCGACTCAACCCATCCCGATGCGCCCGTCAGGGGCTACCTGCACCGACCCCCCGATCCCGCCGCAGACTGCCTCATTCTCACCCACGGCGCCGGCGTGAACTGCCAAGCGCCGCTCCTCGTCGCATTAGCGGATGCATTCTGCGCAGCCGGCATCACCGTCCTTCGCTGCGATCTTCCGTTCCGCCAGGCCCGTCCCTCCGGCCCACCTCCGCGCGGCGCCGCGGAACGCGATCAAGGCGGCCTGCGCGCCGCTGTCGAAGCCATGCGCCGCATGAATCCGCGTCACGTCTTCCTCGGCGGCCACTCCTACGGAGGACGCCAGGCATCCATATTGGCGGCGAGCGATCCCCGAATCGCCGACGCCCTCCTCTTGCTCTCCTATCCTCTCCATCCGCCCAAACAACCCGCCCAGCTGCGAACAGCGCACTTTCCCTCGCTGCAGGTGCCTGCTCTCTTCGTTCACGGAGTCCGCGACGGCTTCGCAACCTCCGCGGAGATGGAGTCGGCCCTCAGCCTCATCCCCGCGCGTACTGAAATCCTCTCCGTCGTCGGGGCAGGGCATGAGCTCATGACGAAGACCAACCGCGACAACCTCATCGCACAGGTAACAAACAGGTTTGCCGCGTTCACGCATCCAACTGCCTGA